The Kutzneria kofuensis genome has a window encoding:
- a CDS encoding carboxylate-amine ligase, with the protein MTDRPGLTLGVEEEFLLVDATGRLAAAGPEISEQIDDIDDLDGQVEHELRRCQVESATAVCETIDEVVNGLHALRDGLAAKAAEQNLRLLPSGTAPMADDRPPRFTPDVRYHRMAREFGAIAQASLTCACHVHVSIPDAATGLRISNHIRPWLPVLLALTANSPFHNGDDTAYASWRHVLWTRWPSAGPPPHFDSVDAYESRVEALTVAGAALDRAMLYWDIRLSAHQPTVEVRIADVLPTPTEAALLAALIRGLAAQSADSRPAAQPPPEVLRAWLWRSARDGLTGRCVHPRTGNLVPAWQVVNDLVADLKPCLGDDADFVTQALAQVRASGNGAQRQRAAHDNAENMADVLDVLAWTG; encoded by the coding sequence ATGACCGACAGACCGGGTCTGACGCTGGGCGTCGAGGAGGAGTTCCTCCTGGTCGACGCCACCGGCCGCCTCGCTGCCGCCGGCCCCGAGATCTCCGAGCAGATCGACGACATCGACGACCTGGACGGACAGGTCGAGCACGAACTCCGCCGCTGCCAGGTGGAATCGGCGACCGCCGTCTGCGAGACGATCGACGAGGTCGTCAACGGCCTGCATGCCCTCCGTGACGGCCTGGCGGCCAAAGCCGCGGAGCAGAACCTCCGTCTGCTCCCCAGCGGCACCGCCCCCATGGCGGACGACCGTCCCCCACGCTTCACCCCCGACGTCCGCTACCACCGCATGGCCCGCGAGTTCGGCGCGATCGCCCAGGCGTCGCTGACCTGCGCCTGCCACGTCCACGTGTCGATCCCCGACGCCGCAACGGGATTACGCATCAGCAACCACATCCGCCCGTGGCTGCCCGTGCTTCTGGCACTGACCGCCAACTCCCCGTTCCACAACGGTGACGACACCGCCTACGCCAGCTGGCGCCACGTCCTGTGGACCCGCTGGCCGTCCGCCGGCCCGCCGCCGCACTTCGATTCCGTCGACGCCTACGAGTCACGGGTCGAGGCGCTCACCGTTGCCGGCGCGGCACTCGACCGCGCCATGCTCTACTGGGACATCCGGCTCTCCGCGCACCAACCCACCGTCGAGGTGCGCATCGCCGACGTGCTCCCGACCCCCACCGAAGCAGCCCTGCTCGCCGCGCTGATCCGCGGCCTGGCCGCCCAGTCGGCCGACTCCCGCCCGGCCGCTCAACCCCCACCGGAGGTCCTGCGGGCGTGGCTGTGGCGGTCCGCTCGCGACGGCCTCACCGGCCGGTGCGTCCACCCCCGCACCGGGAACCTCGTGCCCGCCTGGCAGGTCGTCAACGACCTGGTGGCCGACCTCAAACCCTGCCTCGGTGACGACGCCGACTTCGTGACCCAGGCCCTGGCCCAGGTCCGCGCCTCGGGCAACGGCGCGCAACGTCAGCGGGCCGCCCACGACAACGCCGAAAACATGGCCGACGTGCTCGACGTGCTGGCCTGGACGGGCTGA
- a CDS encoding HNH endonuclease signature motif containing protein, which translates to MEELTREMENREPSGDLFDLVMGVDWESLGADQLVTVSILARKLKSACEWVELAALRRTEDPTELAMALTEPEQTVARRKEASVVLEMLPRLADQLRRGELDFRRLDAVRERVRHLSPDLVTEVEDALVDVAAGLNRTQLCRKTTALVAHADPDGYEQRCHKATKDRRVEFSPLPDGMAKLTWILPATDAHVVFQQLCKDAKALPADDRTTDQKRSDVLLDRLRGTTRDWNVRTFVTLSMETLMGLTNDPGHLAGYGPISADAARELAMHGPWRGILLDEHRHATAITTDTYRPTTLMKEFAHASAGGTCTAPGCASPIQEYDHITPWPQGETEPANLQGLCAWHHHRKHDNYTVTRDPDGTSHWTTPTGRHYTTRPFEY; encoded by the coding sequence ATGGAAGAACTCACCCGTGAAATGGAGAACAGGGAACCCAGTGGGGACCTGTTCGACCTGGTCATGGGTGTGGACTGGGAAAGTCTGGGCGCCGACCAGTTGGTGACGGTGTCCATTCTCGCCCGCAAACTGAAGTCCGCCTGCGAATGGGTCGAGCTGGCCGCGCTGCGTCGGACCGAGGACCCCACCGAGCTCGCCATGGCCCTCACCGAACCTGAACAGACCGTGGCCCGGCGGAAAGAAGCCAGTGTGGTGTTGGAGATGCTGCCCCGGCTGGCCGACCAGCTACGACGCGGCGAGTTGGACTTCCGCCGACTGGACGCGGTGCGGGAGCGGGTCCGGCACCTGTCCCCCGACCTGGTCACCGAGGTTGAGGATGCACTGGTCGACGTGGCCGCCGGGTTGAACCGGACCCAGCTGTGCCGCAAGACCACCGCCCTGGTCGCCCACGCCGACCCCGACGGCTACGAGCAACGCTGCCACAAAGCCACCAAAGACCGCCGGGTCGAGTTCTCCCCACTCCCCGACGGCATGGCCAAACTGACCTGGATCCTGCCCGCCACCGACGCCCACGTCGTGTTCCAACAACTCTGCAAAGACGCCAAAGCCCTCCCTGCCGACGACCGCACCACCGACCAGAAACGCTCCGATGTCCTACTCGACCGGTTGCGGGGCACGACCCGCGACTGGAACGTCCGGACCTTCGTCACCCTCTCCATGGAGACGTTGATGGGCCTGACCAACGACCCCGGCCACCTCGCCGGCTACGGACCCATCTCAGCGGATGCTGCCCGGGAGCTGGCCATGCACGGCCCGTGGCGGGGCATCCTCCTCGACGAACACCGCCACGCCACCGCCATCACCACCGACACCTACCGCCCCACCACCCTGATGAAGGAATTCGCCCACGCGTCCGCCGGTGGGACCTGCACCGCCCCCGGCTGCGCCAGCCCCATTCAGGAGTACGACCACATCACCCCCTGGCCGCAGGGCGAGACCGAGCCCGCCAACCTCCAGGGCCTCTGCGCCTGGCACCACCACCGCAAACACGACAACTACACCGTGACCAGGGACCCTGACGGCACCTCACACTGGACCACCCCGACCGGCCGCCATTACACGACTCGCCCCTTCGAATACTGA
- a CDS encoding alpha/beta fold hydrolase — protein sequence MPADVVVVPGLAVSRYLEPTVRCIEATGARCELVRLPVEGPPVGIPEYAAVVAERIRDRHVVLVGHSSGTQVAAAVAREMKVRRLVLGSPTVDPAYRTVPRVMARWMIDGTREPASLGRQEFPEWGKAGLRRIWVLLRSMLRCPLEEMLDGVRCPVVVVRGERDPICTPGWVAGLGGEVITLPGMPHAFPYMDPEGFAKIVLRDL from the coding sequence GTGCCAGCTGACGTCGTGGTGGTGCCGGGCCTGGCCGTCTCGCGCTACCTGGAGCCGACCGTGCGATGCATCGAGGCGACGGGTGCGCGGTGTGAGCTTGTGCGGCTGCCGGTCGAGGGTCCGCCGGTGGGGATTCCGGAGTACGCAGCGGTTGTGGCTGAACGGATTCGTGACCGCCACGTCGTGTTGGTGGGGCACTCGTCGGGGACGCAGGTCGCCGCCGCGGTGGCGCGGGAGATGAAGGTGCGGCGGTTGGTGCTGGGGAGCCCCACCGTCGACCCCGCGTACCGGACCGTGCCGCGGGTGATGGCGCGGTGGATGATTGACGGCACGAGAGAACCGGCATCGCTTGGGCGGCAGGAGTTTCCCGAGTGGGGGAAGGCAGGGCTGCGGAGGATCTGGGTGCTCCTGCGGTCGATGCTGCGGTGCCCGCTGGAGGAAATGCTGGATGGGGTGCGGTGCCCGGTGGTTGTGGTGCGGGGAGAGCGGGATCCCATTTGCACGCCGGGGTGGGTCGCGGGCCTGGGCGGGGAGGTTATAACGTTGCCGGGGATGCCGCACGCTTTTCCGTACATGGATCCGGAGGGATTCGCGAAGATTGTGTTGCGGGATTTGTGA
- a CDS encoding hemerythrin domain-containing protein: MSTDAIVLLKEDHKTVEQLFKKFEQAGDKAYATKRRLVDSIIKELTTHAYIEETIFYPEARKAVPETEDHVLESVEEHHVVVWMLSELAKLEADAENFDAKVTVLIENVRHHVEEEEKDWFPEVRKAMGRKQLQELGARMAAAKADAPSDPLALQSA; encoded by the coding sequence GTGTCGACCGATGCGATCGTGCTGCTGAAGGAAGACCACAAGACGGTCGAGCAGCTGTTCAAGAAGTTCGAGCAGGCCGGTGACAAGGCGTACGCCACGAAACGCAGGCTGGTCGACTCCATCATCAAGGAACTCACGACACACGCCTACATCGAGGAGACCATCTTCTATCCGGAGGCGCGCAAGGCGGTGCCGGAGACCGAGGACCACGTGCTGGAAAGCGTGGAGGAGCACCACGTCGTGGTGTGGATGCTCTCGGAGCTGGCGAAGCTGGAGGCCGACGCGGAGAACTTCGACGCCAAGGTGACGGTGCTGATCGAGAACGTCCGCCACCACGTCGAAGAGGAGGAGAAGGACTGGTTCCCCGAGGTGCGCAAGGCGATGGGGCGCAAGCAGTTGCAGGAGCTGGGCGCGCGCATGGCCGCGGCCAAGGCGGACGCGCCGAGCGATCCGCTGGCGCTGCAGAGCGCCTGA
- a CDS encoding ChaB family protein, translated as MPGAKELPSTLKRSPQKAQRTWIKAHDAAVEEYGEGRRSHQTAFAALKHSYEKVGDHWEAKKNKGPSDPQAAQGNRAKAKKTAGGVDANASKTHLYEVAKKLDVPGRSTMTKQQLVKAIQKANNRKTAKARS; from the coding sequence ATGCCCGGGGCGAAGGAACTGCCCAGCACCCTCAAGCGGTCCCCGCAGAAGGCGCAGCGCACGTGGATCAAGGCGCACGACGCGGCCGTCGAGGAGTACGGCGAGGGCCGGCGCTCGCACCAGACGGCGTTCGCCGCGCTCAAGCACAGCTACGAGAAGGTCGGCGACCACTGGGAAGCCAAGAAGAACAAGGGCCCGTCCGATCCGCAGGCGGCGCAGGGCAACCGCGCCAAGGCGAAGAAGACCGCCGGCGGCGTGGACGCCAACGCCAGCAAGACCCACCTGTACGAGGTGGCGAAGAAGCTGGACGTGCCGGGCCGGTCCACGATGACCAAGCAGCAGCTGGTGAAGGCGATCCAGAAGGCCAACAACCGCAAGACCGCCAAGGCCAGGTCGTGA
- a CDS encoding SDR family oxidoreductase, whose protein sequence is MTAASEREARPLTAVVTGSDSGIGRAVAVALAGGGVDVGITYNRDEDGAEQTAQEAREQGVKTAVRHLDLTDLPTAGAVIDELADELGGIDVLVNCSGTGTHERVMDLDFDTWREVLSVDLDGVFVCSQRAAKHMIDGGRGGRIITITSVHEHAPRVGAGPYCAAKAGAGMLTKVLALELAEHGITVNAVAPGEISTPMTGQEDVDPHTERRPGIPLGRPGAAREVAAAVAFLATPAAGYITGSSLVVDGGMLQMGPQAGSHLTSDDWRTP, encoded by the coding sequence ATGACTGCCGCAAGCGAACGCGAAGCACGCCCCCTGACCGCCGTCGTCACCGGTTCGGACTCCGGCATCGGCCGCGCCGTCGCCGTCGCGCTGGCCGGCGGCGGGGTCGACGTCGGCATCACGTACAACCGGGACGAGGACGGCGCCGAGCAGACCGCCCAGGAGGCCCGCGAGCAGGGCGTCAAGACGGCCGTCCGGCACCTGGACCTGACCGACCTGCCGACCGCCGGCGCGGTGATCGACGAGCTGGCCGACGAACTCGGCGGCATCGACGTGCTGGTCAACTGCTCCGGCACCGGCACCCACGAACGGGTCATGGACCTCGACTTCGACACCTGGCGCGAGGTGCTGTCGGTTGACCTCGACGGGGTCTTCGTCTGCTCGCAGCGGGCGGCCAAGCACATGATCGACGGCGGCCGGGGCGGCCGGATCATCACCATCACCAGCGTGCACGAGCACGCGCCCCGGGTCGGGGCCGGCCCGTACTGCGCGGCCAAGGCCGGCGCCGGCATGCTGACCAAGGTCCTCGCGCTGGAGCTGGCCGAGCACGGCATCACCGTCAACGCGGTGGCCCCCGGCGAGATCTCCACGCCGATGACCGGCCAGGAGGACGTGGACCCGCACACCGAGCGCCGCCCGGGCATCCCACTGGGCCGGCCGGGGGCGGCCAGGGAGGTCGCGGCCGCGGTTGCGTTCCTCGCCACACCCGCCGCGGGCTACATCACAGGTTCCTCGCTGGTGGTCGACGGCGGCATGCTCCAGATGGGTCCGCAGGCCGGTTCCCACCTGACGAGCGACGACTGGCGCACACCGTGA
- a CDS encoding SpoIIE family protein phosphatase translates to MSDVFPGSSEMAARMRAYDWSMSTLGAPEGWPEAMRAAVRICLTSRFPMILWWGRELRVFYNDPYRELLGSKHPALAKPGREVWSEIWHIVGPMLEGVLATGEATWSDDMLLPMNRHGYWEETYHTYSYSPVIDDEGAIVGVFTPVTETTGRVVGTRRMAALQDLGAQAGATTVDEACRRIAEWADRHGPDLPYVSVHLDGPVDDRWPLAEVMRTGEPVVVTNVSGLPNGGWATPPTEAMVLPLRSDAGDKPLGAVVLAASAGRALDEDYRAFLRLIADQIAALVNGAKAYQAQQRRAEELAALDRSKTVFFSNISHEFRTPLTLITGPLRELREHAPPEIDEQLSMIERNAMRLGKLVNALLDFSRIEAGRVQAHYEPVDLAVLTAELASVFRAAMEKAGLALEVDCPALGRPVHVDREMWEKVILNLLSNAFKFTLDGSVTVTLRPDGDHVVLRVRDTGVGIPAHEMPRLFERFHRIEQPRARSTEGSGIGLALVRELVRLHGGDIFAESVDGEGTCFTVRIPFGEGLAVETRAEPAPVSTPYVEEALRWLPPDVPSGGPFDRGPGYVLVADDNADMRDYLSRLLGVRHTVRTVGDGAHALELVRSDPPDLLISDVMMPVLDGISLVRELRADPRTARLPVLLLSARAGQEAAAEGLRAGADDYLVKPFAAGELLARVNTHVRLGRVRRQGEERFRTMADVAPALIWASDRTGKRVLANRGWSEFTGTAGLADEWRAALHPDDRDRYLATFERATRDGQPFDIEYRLRRADGAYHWMVEHAVPIGSGSEFGGHVASCVDVNERYRESERQRLLALVGTALDAESGVRQRLDRLIGVLIDSRLADGCAVTRVTDTGLPVTMAEAGESITPTMTVVAKPTLISDTEIALPLCARGEVLAVLTMRRSRDESAYCERDLELASQIADRAGIALDNALLLAEEQATARRLTLLQQATADFSAATSPQRVAETAATHGRRLFLDHEFVVFELRDPHRLQPLIVAGQRHGLERLDLREHSPVADAVGSLSPLWLDRVDDWRDEYPDFVDRARTIGFRSGAVIPLLANGTCIGVLALGSRHEFPLGAGDKRAALALAEQCAQALDRARLYQAEHEIAETLQRSLLPARLPQLDRLALAARYLAGAAFSQAGGDWYDVLPLDDGRVALIVGDVVGQGPRAAAAMGQLRSTLAAYLLEGHPPASALARLDEFAARIPDALASTAVCVVIDCAAGELRWASAGHLPPLVITDGCGEFLSGARGPVLGLGTGMEFTEARCALSPRASIVLYTDGLVERRDADLDSDLERLAATAADLPPEELAVWLVDHLLTDEGPGDDVALVVARLVPEPLRGTLPARPDQLSVARRDITEWANRSGLPQALTDDLLLVIGEATANSVEHAYRDRPAGDFSYELRCTPDGAVTGVVTDGGSWRPVPTDNGTRGRGLAMIKAASVRSEVRGSEAGTRVEFTLPPAVAASDTRGYGRGHGQ, encoded by the coding sequence GTGAGTGACGTTTTTCCTGGCAGCAGCGAGATGGCCGCGCGGATGCGCGCCTACGACTGGTCCATGTCCACGCTCGGCGCGCCCGAGGGGTGGCCCGAGGCGATGCGCGCCGCCGTCCGGATCTGCCTGACCTCGCGCTTTCCCATGATCCTCTGGTGGGGTCGCGAGCTGCGGGTGTTCTACAACGACCCGTACCGCGAGCTGCTCGGCTCGAAGCATCCGGCCTTGGCCAAGCCGGGGCGGGAGGTCTGGTCGGAGATCTGGCACATCGTCGGGCCGATGCTGGAGGGCGTGCTCGCCACCGGCGAGGCGACCTGGTCCGACGACATGCTGCTGCCGATGAACCGGCACGGGTACTGGGAGGAGACGTACCACACGTACTCCTACAGCCCGGTGATCGACGACGAAGGCGCGATCGTCGGCGTGTTCACCCCCGTCACCGAAACCACCGGGCGGGTCGTCGGCACCAGGCGGATGGCCGCGCTGCAGGACCTGGGGGCGCAGGCCGGGGCGACGACCGTCGACGAGGCGTGCCGCCGGATCGCGGAGTGGGCCGACCGGCACGGCCCGGACCTCCCGTACGTGTCGGTGCACCTCGACGGCCCCGTCGACGACCGCTGGCCGCTGGCCGAGGTGATGCGGACCGGTGAGCCGGTGGTCGTCACCAATGTGAGCGGGCTGCCGAACGGCGGCTGGGCGACGCCGCCGACCGAGGCGATGGTGCTGCCGCTGCGCAGCGACGCCGGCGACAAGCCGCTGGGCGCGGTGGTGCTGGCGGCCAGCGCCGGGCGTGCCCTGGACGAGGACTACCGGGCGTTCCTGCGGCTGATCGCCGACCAGATCGCGGCCCTGGTCAACGGCGCGAAGGCGTACCAGGCGCAGCAGCGCCGGGCCGAGGAGCTGGCGGCGCTGGACCGCAGCAAGACCGTCTTCTTCTCCAACATCAGCCACGAGTTCCGGACGCCGCTGACCCTGATCACCGGGCCGCTGCGGGAGCTTCGCGAACATGCGCCGCCGGAGATCGACGAGCAGCTGTCGATGATCGAGCGCAACGCCATGCGGCTGGGCAAGCTGGTCAATGCCCTGCTGGACTTCTCCCGCATCGAGGCCGGCCGCGTGCAGGCCCACTACGAGCCGGTCGACCTCGCCGTGCTGACCGCCGAACTGGCCAGCGTGTTCCGGGCCGCGATGGAGAAGGCCGGCCTGGCGCTGGAGGTGGACTGCCCCGCCCTGGGCCGGCCGGTCCACGTGGACCGGGAGATGTGGGAGAAGGTCATACTCAACCTGCTGAGCAACGCCTTCAAGTTCACCCTGGACGGCTCCGTCACGGTCACCCTCCGGCCCGACGGCGACCACGTGGTGCTGCGCGTGCGTGACACCGGCGTGGGCATTCCGGCGCACGAGATGCCCCGGCTGTTCGAGCGGTTCCACCGCATCGAGCAGCCCCGTGCGCGGTCCACCGAGGGCAGCGGCATCGGCCTCGCGCTCGTGCGGGAACTCGTCCGGCTGCACGGCGGCGACATCTTCGCCGAGAGCGTCGACGGCGAGGGCACGTGCTTCACCGTGCGCATCCCGTTCGGCGAGGGGCTGGCCGTCGAGACGCGTGCGGAGCCCGCGCCGGTGTCGACGCCGTACGTGGAGGAGGCGCTGCGCTGGCTGCCGCCGGACGTGCCCTCCGGCGGGCCGTTCGACCGGGGGCCGGGCTACGTGCTCGTCGCCGACGACAACGCCGACATGCGCGACTACCTGTCCCGTCTGCTCGGCGTGCGGCACACCGTGCGGACCGTCGGCGACGGGGCGCACGCGCTGGAGCTGGTCCGGTCGGATCCGCCGGACCTGCTGATCAGCGACGTGATGATGCCCGTGCTCGACGGCATCAGCCTGGTCCGGGAGTTGCGGGCGGACCCGAGGACGGCTCGCCTGCCGGTGCTGCTGCTGTCCGCCCGCGCCGGGCAGGAGGCCGCCGCCGAGGGGCTGCGGGCGGGCGCCGACGACTACCTGGTGAAGCCGTTCGCCGCCGGCGAACTGCTCGCCCGGGTGAACACGCACGTCCGGCTGGGCCGGGTCCGCCGGCAGGGCGAGGAGCGGTTCCGCACCATGGCGGACGTGGCACCGGCGCTGATCTGGGCGTCGGACCGGACCGGCAAGCGGGTGCTGGCCAACCGCGGCTGGTCGGAGTTCACGGGGACGGCCGGGCTGGCCGACGAGTGGCGGGCGGCGCTGCACCCGGACGACCGCGACCGCTACCTGGCCACCTTCGAGCGGGCGACTCGGGACGGCCAGCCGTTCGACATCGAGTACCGGCTGCGCCGCGCCGACGGGGCGTACCACTGGATGGTGGAGCACGCGGTGCCGATCGGCAGCGGTTCCGAGTTCGGCGGGCACGTCGCCAGCTGCGTCGACGTCAACGAGCGCTACCGGGAGAGCGAACGGCAGCGGCTGCTGGCGCTGGTCGGGACGGCGCTGGACGCCGAGTCGGGCGTGCGGCAGCGGCTGGACCGGCTCATCGGCGTGCTGATCGACAGCCGGCTGGCGGACGGCTGCGCGGTCACCCGGGTCACCGACACCGGCCTGCCGGTGACCATGGCCGAGGCCGGCGAGAGCATCACTCCGACGATGACGGTCGTGGCCAAGCCGACCCTGATCAGCGACACGGAGATCGCGCTGCCGCTGTGCGCGCGGGGCGAGGTGCTGGCCGTGCTGACCATGCGCCGCTCCCGCGACGAATCCGCGTACTGCGAGCGGGACCTGGAGCTGGCGAGCCAGATCGCCGACCGGGCCGGCATCGCGCTGGACAACGCGCTGCTGCTGGCCGAGGAGCAGGCCACCGCGCGCCGGCTGACGCTGCTGCAGCAGGCCACCGCGGACTTCTCCGCCGCCACGTCGCCGCAGCGCGTCGCCGAGACCGCCGCGACGCACGGCCGGCGGCTGTTCCTGGACCACGAGTTCGTCGTCTTCGAACTGCGCGACCCGCATCGGCTGCAGCCGCTGATCGTGGCCGGTCAGCGGCACGGGCTGGAGCGGCTCGACCTCCGCGAGCACTCGCCCGTCGCCGACGCCGTGGGCAGCCTGTCCCCGCTGTGGCTGGACCGGGTCGACGACTGGCGGGACGAGTACCCGGACTTCGTCGACCGGGCGCGGACCATCGGCTTCCGCTCCGGCGCGGTGATTCCGTTGCTGGCCAACGGAACGTGCATCGGTGTGCTGGCGCTGGGCAGCCGCCACGAGTTCCCGCTCGGCGCCGGCGACAAGCGAGCCGCGCTCGCGCTCGCCGAACAGTGCGCGCAGGCGTTGGATCGGGCCCGGCTGTACCAGGCCGAGCACGAGATCGCCGAGACGCTACAGCGCAGCCTGCTGCCGGCCCGGCTGCCGCAGCTGGACCGGCTCGCGCTGGCGGCCCGCTACCTGGCCGGTGCGGCGTTCAGCCAGGCCGGCGGCGACTGGTACGACGTGCTGCCGCTGGACGACGGCCGGGTGGCGCTCATCGTCGGCGACGTCGTCGGCCAGGGCCCGCGCGCCGCGGCCGCCATGGGCCAGCTGCGCAGCACGCTCGCCGCGTACCTGCTGGAGGGCCACCCGCCGGCCAGCGCCCTGGCCCGGCTGGACGAGTTCGCCGCCCGCATCCCCGACGCCCTGGCGTCGACGGCCGTGTGCGTGGTGATCGACTGCGCCGCCGGGGAGCTGCGCTGGGCCAGCGCCGGCCACCTGCCGCCGCTGGTGATCACCGACGGGTGCGGCGAGTTCCTGAGCGGTGCTCGCGGACCCGTCCTGGGGTTGGGCACCGGCATGGAGTTCACCGAGGCGCGGTGCGCCCTGTCGCCGCGGGCCAGCATCGTGCTCTACACGGACGGCTTGGTCGAGCGCCGGGACGCCGACCTCGACTCCGACCTGGAACGGTTGGCCGCCACCGCGGCGGACCTGCCGCCCGAGGAACTGGCGGTGTGGCTGGTCGACCACCTGCTCACCGACGAGGGCCCCGGCGACGACGTCGCGCTCGTGGTCGCCCGGCTGGTGCCGGAGCCGCTGCGAGGGACCCTGCCGGCCCGCCCCGACCAGCTGTCCGTCGCCCGACGCGACATCACCGAGTGGGCCAACCGGTCGGGACTGCCACAGGCGCTGACCGACGACCTCCTGCTCGTCATCGGGGAGGCCACGGCGAACTCCGTCGAACACGCCTATCGGGACCGGCCCGCCGGCGACTTCAGCTACGAGCTGCGGTGCACCCCGGACGGCGCCGTCACGGGCGTGGTGACCGACGGCGGCAGCTGGCGGCCGGTCCCCACGGACAACGGCACCCGCGGCCGCGGCCTGGCCATGATCAAGGCCGCGTCGGTGCGCTCCGAGGTGCGCGGATCCGAGGCCGGCACACGTGTCGAGTTCACGCTGCCGCCAGCTGTTGCCGCCTCCGACACCCGTGGCTATGGTCGAGGTCATGGGCAGTGA
- a CDS encoding STAS domain-containing protein: MGSDGGFPTPADAVPPALAAVDTMGPVSVVHVSGEIDMTSRDAVERVLTRTVDGHPEAVVVDLSDVTFFGSSGLQMLAEARAHAAANAVPLRLVASSRKVLRPLEITGMTTAFPVYASVAEAVSG; encoded by the coding sequence ATGGGCAGTGACGGAGGTTTTCCGACGCCCGCCGATGCGGTCCCGCCGGCCCTGGCCGCGGTCGACACGATGGGCCCCGTCTCCGTTGTCCACGTCAGCGGCGAGATCGACATGACCAGTCGGGACGCGGTCGAGCGGGTGCTCACCCGCACCGTCGACGGCCATCCCGAGGCGGTGGTCGTCGACCTGTCCGACGTGACGTTCTTCGGCTCGTCCGGGCTGCAGATGCTCGCCGAGGCCCGCGCCCACGCCGCCGCGAACGCGGTGCCGCTGCGGCTGGTGGCCAGCTCCCGCAAGGTGCTGCGGCCGCTGGAGATCACCGGCATGACCACCGCCTTCCCCGTCTACGCCAGCGTCGCCGAAGCCGTTTCCGGCTAG
- a CDS encoding WhiB family transcriptional regulator, which yields MTSRRVLPRPVAADWAWQLRAACRGGPEAVFFHPDLERGSARQDRDERAKAVCARCPVIVECRRHAIIAEEPYGVWGGQDEHERRLVIARRRRDNRRRGRARVRSEV from the coding sequence ATGACCAGCAGGAGAGTCCTCCCCCGACCGGTCGCCGCCGATTGGGCGTGGCAGCTGCGGGCCGCCTGCCGCGGCGGCCCCGAAGCGGTGTTCTTCCACCCGGACCTGGAACGCGGGTCGGCCCGACAGGACCGGGACGAGCGGGCGAAGGCGGTGTGCGCCCGCTGCCCGGTGATCGTGGAGTGCCGCCGGCACGCCATCATCGCCGAGGAGCCCTACGGCGTCTGGGGTGGTCAGGACGAGCACGAGCGGCGGCTGGTCATCGCCCGCCGCCGGCGGGACAATCGGCGGCGCGGGCGAGCCCGGGTGCGTTCCGAAGTGTGA
- a CDS encoding chemotaxis protein CheB, whose amino-acid sequence MPHCRDVVVVGASAGGVESSRGLLSASPTDLPAAVPVVLHMPAGGTSALPAVDALFRSAARAVGPRAIGVVLSGTLDDGTAGLMSIAARGEPSGFSCPDGDDVLTDEGTAL is encoded by the coding sequence TTGCCCCACTGCCGCGACGTCGTTGTCGTCGGCGCATCAGCCGGCGGAGTCGAGTCATCGCGCGGCCTGCTGTCGGCGTCGCCGACGGATTTACCCGCCGCGGTGCCGGTGGTGCTGCACATGCCCGCCGGGGGCACGAGCGCCCTGCCGGCGGTCGACGCGCTGTTCCGCTCCGCGGCGCGAGCTGTCGGCCCGCGCGCCATCGGCGTCGTGCTGTCCGGGACCCTCGACGACGGCACGGCCGGCCTGATGTCGATCGCCGCCCGTGGCGAGCCGTCGGGTTTCAGCTGCCCGGACGGCGACGATGTTCTCACCGACGAGGGAACGGCGCTATGA